The DNA sequence tcaactactcaagagctttttccACCTAGGATTAAAGTCAATAATAGTGCTAAGTTGCATTGAATCTGTACTACTTAGATAAATCTGTCTATCTAATCAGGTCTACCACCTAATATATCTCAGATCTCAGGTTGTTGGTAAAGATGCATGGTGAATTTCTAGTAGAAGTTTTGAGACTAAAACAACATTTTGATTTACTTAACTTATTACTAAATATCCAACCAGTCTATAGCTAGCCATAATCACTTCTTACCAACCACCTCAGTTAAACAGTAAACCTATATTAATActagccctagtagcacggtcgcatttttatcatttatcaccatgcctgtcacgttctaacaagtatgtaagtgcgaaagtgacgggcatagtgatagtggataaaaatggaaccgtgctgagcccgaaGGATTTCTTTGTTCTATCTACAGTCAATTCACAATAGGATTAGAGAAAAATACAACTTTTTAGTTTACAATATTTCTATATTACATTAAACTAAGAACTAAACTCtactaatttaaaaaacattCTTCGGGGATTCATTGATCTTATTAGCTATCTCAACCGAGTTGATCCTCAACATTGTCTGTTCAGCCCGCTGGAAGTTAATTCTCATGTACTGCTTCCTTCTTTTCTTCTTGAAATGCACGCGAGTGTGCGACAGGCCTTTAGAAATCACTGTAGCAGTGACATTGACCAAGCCGGGCTGTACTAGTGGTCTCCCAATTAGTGAGAAATCCTTAGTAGCTGCAAGTAACACTTTGTCTAGTTTTATCTTATCCCCGATATTCGGTGGCCAGTAACCCTCGACAACGAGCAAGTCCCCGTCAGTGACACGCCACTGTTTGCCCAGCAGATGAACAACAGCGAAGTTCCTTGAGGCTTTCTGCTCTATAAGTTTGTTACATGTTGCTATGACATCTTTCTGCGTGTCAGCGGTGTTCTCTCGGGGTATTAAATTACTCACGAATCTTGATAAAATGCCTCCTGAAACAAAAAGTACTTTTAAACTTCGATACACAGTTACGACGATATATGATAATATCGTGGTGATAAAAAGGATACATTACCTTGGCTGCCAGTAAAAGCAGTTGCAAGTTTCTGCAAACCTGCTCTAATCATAgccatatttttaataaagcctTGTGAATCAGGtcaatttaatgttttaaagaAGGAACATTTTCAGCAAAACATAACCTAAAATAGCATTAGCGTTTGACACTTGACATTTTTAGGGCTTCGCATGGTctaattattataccatggggcTTCGTTCAGAAATATGACAAGTATATTTGGTTCGATTGGTATTACTCACTAATAtatgggtcaaccaaatcttgtcagtaaataggaacaaaaaaaactatactcatccttttcttttgggtgctagtactagtgtaagacaaagatagtatgattctctctgtctatgtttgaattcaaacagacctttgacacactatatactgggtcaaccaaatcttgttggTAGTGCCTTTAAACCAATATTTATgcggaaataaaaatacacgGGGAAATATGTATGGGAGCCCTCAAGACaccagaagggattttaagtggactgtatgttaggaaattaaaataagaaagtacTTGTTTGACGCCCAGATTTAAGGATTAGGAGAAATGCCTGCGCACATACCTGGTGATCTCGTTGTAGGATTCTTCAGCTGGCCAGCACTTTATAAAACCTTTCCCAAACTTCAGCGTCAGTACACCTGTGCCACTTTCACTCCGTTTGTAACAGTTTTTGCTAATTTCAcattacattttgatttatttcaattagAAGATGCGTTTAGGTCCGCATCGATTCAGGAACTGATTCGCCAAGATGGCGTCTCATAGAAACTGCCGTGAAGCGAGACGGTAATACGGCTTTGTGCGCGTTGGCAAAGGATAGGTAGCTTGGAAGGGTATAGAACGTTtcacaagtacctacatttaaaataataggaaaaaactaccttaaataaaaatatcaaatttgaaacTCAACATCCCCCCGGCCTTGAAGGAACCCTTCAAAGAAAAGGATGTAAAGAGCCAAAGTgctcaaactataaaaaatataatcgcGGCATATGGTCATTGTGCCAAGTTACTTGCTAAGTTCGTAGTAAaagtacaaaacaataaattaacctaacacctcaaccaaagaaaaaaaaaaaaaggttaaaaaataataatgcacAACAATCGTGCCAATAAACTAAGAAGTACAACGTACATATAAGCTAAGCTAActtaagtattatatttaattggtCTATATTAGACGCGAGCTAAACCTAAGATTCTTAACTAAAATAAGACTCCTATTGAGTCGGTAACGGACATAACCGTATGACTGGACGTTTATACGTTCCAGTCTTCGTCTTTACTTCCGCCACGCGTATGACTCCGTCTTGGCTATTAGGATAGACGTTGGTTATAATTCCTATTGGCCATTGTAAAGGCGGAGCGTTATCAACGCTTAATATTACTACGGTACCAATTTTAATTGGATTTGAAGGAGTATTCCACTTTTCACGTTGTTGCAAATTATGTAAATACTCCGTTTTGAATCGCTTCCAATACGACTGCACTAGTGGGTCCATTAATGAAAACCGTGACAGCAAATCGGGGCGTTCATCAGATAAATCAGCCGCGGGTAAAAATTCCAACGGAGACGTGGTCAAAAAATGAGAAGGAGTAAGCGCGAGCGGTTCGGAAGGATCAGAGCTTAAAGCATACAAAGGACGGCTGTTAAGTAAAGCTTCTACCTGAGTAAGGACTGTTTCCATCTCCTGAAAGGTTAGGATCTGCTTTCCTATTACTCTGAACAGTAAGGTCTTGGTGCTTTTTATGTTAGCTTCCCATATACCTCCGAAATGGCTAGCGGTAGGAGGATTCATTTTCCAAGTAATGCGATGTTTCGCGAGCTCGTCGCTGAAAGTTTTATAGTAATCGTCCGATTGTAAAAGATCGTGAAGCTCTTTAAAATAAGCCTTTGCGGATACAAAATTTGTCCCGTTATCCGAGTAAACAAAGCTACAGGGACCTCGTCGCGATAAAAAGCGCTTGAAAGCGTCTATGAAACAAGCAGAGGTTAGATTTGAGGCCAGTTCTATGTGAACGGCTTTCGTAACGAGGCAAATAAAAAGGCATATATAAGCCTTAACGCTGCGTACGCCACGTTTTCTGTAAGGAGTAACATACAGAGGTCCAGCAAAGTCTATACCCGTATGCATAAAGGCCTTACATTGCTCTAAGCGACATTTCGGCAAGTCTGACATAAGAGGAAAAGTAGGTCTAGGATTTAACCTAAAACAGCGGTTGCATTTTTGTGTGCGTTGCCGAACAACGCGACGCGCGGATATAAtccaaaatttagtttttaatattgcaACTAAATGTTGAGGCCCTGCGTGCAGGTTATTGCGGTGATAAAAATCAATTATTAAATCTACGATATGACCTTTTTTAGGTAAAATTATAGGGTGCTTAGATGCGTAATTGAGCGATGAGTTCGATAAGCGACCTCCAACGCGTAAAATTCCATCAGAAAGGAAAGGAAACAGTTTCTGTAACTTTAACGAGCATTTGCGTCCTTTTGAAATGGATTTCATGTCAGCTGAGAAGTGTGCATCTTGTACCGCTCTTATAATTTCAAGTTCAGCGGTATTTAGGTCATTAGCGGTAATTACATCATTTCGCGGTAACTTCTTTAGAAACCGAAGCACATAAACAGAAATTCGAAGAAGTTTGTTCCAAGTAGAACAGCGAAGGGCGAGCGTCAAAAGAGGGTGATCAATTTTAGTGACCTCCGTGGTCACGTGGGACAAAGTTTTCTCTTCGGGCAGGTGCGACCGATTTGGAACGAACCTTTGCATAGGCCAACACTCTACGGGTTGTGATAACCAAGCGGGACCTTTAAACCAAAGCTCATGCTGAAGCAATTGCGAAGGAGTAAGACCACGTGACACGCAGTCACCAGGGTTTTGCGAACCTGCAACGTGATATAAGTTGTCAGGTGaaatatttgtttgaatttgcgaAATGCGATTAGCGACGTAAGTGTCAAATCTATGTGGAGAGGCGACCGACCAACATAAGGCGACCTCTGAGTCTGAAAatgcataaatattatttattttatgcctaTTCGACATAGTCCCGTAAACTTCCTTAAGAAGTTTAGAAAGAAGTAATATTCCGCAAAGTTCCAAACGAGCAAGAGTGACTTTGGGTTTAGCGGAAGCGACTCTAGACTTTGAGCAAAGCAACGTAACCACGGGCGGCTCGTCGCTATTCACGACGTGTGAATATATAACACAGCCGTATGCGGATTCGCTGGCGTCGGAAAAACCAACCAACGAAACTTGAGACCTCATTTCAATGCCTAAATGACGAGGAAAATTAAGCTGAGATATTTGCGGTAGCTCGGCTAAATATTGTTGCCACTGCTTAACAATGTGCGAGGGGAGCTCTTCGTCCCAATCGATAGAAAGAAGCCAAAGCTGCTTAATAATCAATTTGGCATACAAAATAACTGGGCCGACGAGTCCTAAGACATCGTACAGGCGTGCGGTAGCCGAAAGAATGGCGCGCTTGGTACAAACGGACGGAGGACtcgaaatgtcaaaaacaaagcTGTCTCGTGCAGGTAACCATTTCAAACCTAAAACCTTAAAAGTACTTCCGTCATCGAAGGAAATAGATTTAGATTGTCGGTGCGACTCAGGTATATGTTCGAGCAATTCGCGTGAATTCGACGACCACTTAAGTAAATCGAATCCACCTGCCTTGAAAAGGGCGATCAACTCATCTGCTATCTTAACGGCTTCCTCGGGTGAAGAAGCAGAAGAAGCGAGGTCGTCCATATAGACATCTCTTTCGAGCACAGAGGCTGCCTTCGGCCATTTGTGCCGCTCATCGGCAGCTAACTGACGTAAAGTCCGAATTGCCAAAAAAGCTGAAGGTCGAAGTCCAAACGTCACACGCGTGAACGTTAACACTTCGAGCGGGTCGGTATCAAAAAACCGATATAAAATCCGTTGATATTTGCGGTGCGAAGAGTTCACATAAATGCATAAGTACATTTGTTTTACATCAGCGAAAAATGCTGTTTTATAAATTCgcacatttaataaaatgtgaaaAATATTCGCCTGTAGGTTACATCCAgaatacaaaatatcatttaaagATAAACCTGTATCTGTCTTTGAACTTCCGTCCAGGACCGGTCTCacttttgtacttattttatcgCTACGTAATACAGGGTGGTGCGGTAGATAAAATCCAGGAGTGTTAGATTCGTCATCAGTTGACGCGCGGGTGAGTATACCTTTATCAAGATAGTCGCGAATAACTTCGTCGTATCCATATTTAAGTTCAGGATTTTTAGCGAATTTCTTTTCCAAAAGTAAAAAACGCCTTTTTGCGGTGTTAAAGGAATCGCCCAATGTTTGAGGATCGTCTTTAAACGGAAGGTCCACGGTATAACTGCCGTCAGTATTACGGACAGTGGTTGAAGCGTAAATATTCTCACATTTTTGATCTTCTGGACTTAAAAAAATACGCGAAGGTATTTCTTCTACTGCCCAAAAGTTCTCAACGAGCCTATGAAGAGGATCGCTAGTAAACGCGCAAAGAGTGCGAGAAGCGGTAGGCGGGTTAACTATAGCGGCGTCACCCATTATGACGTACCCTAAGGTCGTTTCTAAAGCGGTAGGTATGGTAGGATCCGAACTCTCGATTTTCTTAGAGAGCAATATTTTGCAATAAACATTAACCCCCAAGAGTATATCTATAGGTCCAGGTTCCGAAAAACCATCATCGGCGAGCGTTAAGTCACGAGCAAAATCCACAACCTCCTTATTTACACGCGAGTCGGGTAACTGTGAAGTTATGCGATCTACTATCAGCGGGCGGATCGAATATTTATAAGAATCATCTAATAAAGATGAAAAGGTGAGCGCGGTATTGCCCTTTGTCTTGAGAGTTATTTCTCCCAAGCCAGAGGCTTCAGTAATATGTAGCGGTTTATTCATAGCAAGCGAAAGACGTTTGCAACAAGCGACAGTAATATAGTCCGACATTGATCCCGGATCAATTAACGCGCGAAGGATATGCGTGCGGTTTAAGGAATCAATAACCTTAATTTTAGCGGTTGCGAGTAAAGCGGTGGTTAGGCATGGACCACTATTGTCCTTACATGCCATAGTGCGGATGGATGCGGAATTTACCTCATGAGGAGGCGGCAAGCTATTTTCGACCTTAACTGCGGCAATCGCAGAGTCTACATTAGCTTGAGCGGGGTTATCGGCCCGTACACCTGAACAGGCGGGGGTCGAGTCATAAGCGGTAGCGGGTGCGGGAGTGACAACATTATTTGTTGTCGCGGgaaaacaattattagaagCGGGTGCGGATACCACTGCACTAACGTTGCAGTGCGATTTCTCTTTCGTATTGAAATGTAACATCGAATGATGTCTCAACGAACAATGAGAACAATGGCGCTTGGAAGTGCAAGCATTCGTCTTATGTTTCACACTTAAGCAGTTGTTACAATAAGCGtttgattttataaaattaaacctgTCGTGCGGtgtcattttattaaaagattGACATGAATATAAATGCtcatgttgtttatttttacacaGTGAACATTTATCGCTAGCGCTTGTGCCGTTGGCCGCATCTGTGTTTACAAACGATTTAGTTTTTTGCAACAAGCGTTGTTTAGCGGAATTATCAACCGGTTTACTAATTGTCGCATTTGGAGAACGGGATAAAACTTTGTTTTGTTCTTTGATAAACTCAATTAAATTTTGATAAGAAGGAATCTTCTCTTTGCGGTATGTAATTTCGAACAATTTAATTGTATCGGAATCCAACTTTTGCAGCGCTAAATGTAACAACATGAAGTCGGTTAAGTCACTCAGATTCAACTGCTTAAGGGCTTCGACAGAcgagttaaatttatttatgaatgaatCCAAGCTGGCGGCGTTGGTTGCGGTTAATTGTTTAAATGTTAGCAGCTGATTAAAATACGCTGACGCTAACGAACGTGGATCatcgtatttttgtattaatgcGTTCCAAATAATTGGATAATTTTCAGCGGTCGTGGGCAAGCCGGAGCAAACATTTGCTGCGTTGCCAATTAATTTGCCAACCAAATAGTACACCTTTTCGCTGTCAGTCAGCGATGCGTTTTCGTGAATAATACTTTTAAACTGTTGGTAAAACAAAGGCCAGTTTTTGACATCTCCGTCAAAAGAAACTAACTCCAATTTAGGCAGGCGGCATTTTGGTTTCGGAGAATTTGCCGGTTCAGAGGGAATCTTGGATTCGTTATCTATCAGAACTTGCTTAATATAACAAAACATTTCTTCAAAGGTCGTCCATGACTCGTAATCTATTTCAGAGTCAGGGTGCAGTTGCAATTGCAATAAATTATATGACTCTAAGACGGCTTGGTAGTCTTCACGCATCTTGTCTAAATTTAATGCACTCGTGTGAAATGCCCTATATTGTGTAGGATCGGTTTCCGCCTTGTAAGCAAGTTCCAAGATGTTTTCTACGCGCTTGTATATAACGTCGCGCCGAACTGTATAGAGGGCTAGCTGatttttgtttgtattgtaatCATCGCTAGAAAAGCCTTCGCTGCCTTTTctattctttgaattctttgtcatttttattgagtaggtatgaataagttttgcaataaaactaaaattaaaccgtcgtaaataaataatgtacctacgagTTATTTGTATGAAGGTGTAGTGTACTATTTAGTTTAGCAATTCGACTAAAcgtatttatagtatttatatggatggaataaaatatatgcgatttaaataaatgagttccTGTTgaaaataggtatacctaacgaATACTTAGCTGCGGTCAACGCCGTTATATAGCGAACGGAATATTTTTCTACCCGAAATATTTGAGCGAGCGGTGTGGCGTTATACTGTGCCGTGCAATCGTATAGAAGCGAAACGAGCGGAATGAATGAACGTAGCCGAACAAATCCGAACTATCACGAATGACTTGAAATAAGTATTTGCCTATTTCCAAGATGGCTAACAATTATGAAACGTGAACAAAGGAAAAGTGGAACACGTGTATAAGTATGtttgtcataaaaataaaataaaataggtaataaccTACGATCTATCGTACTTCGCAACGCGGAGCggaaacaaaatgaaataactGCCGATGCGGGAGATAAAATAGGATAATTTGACAgaatatttcagttacaaagcACAATGACCATATAGCTAGCGGGATATTTATGACAAATGGTTAAAAATCCGGTACGAATGGACCAAAAATTTATGGTAGTGCCTTTAAACCAATATTTATgcggaaataaaaatacacgGGGAAATATGTATGGGAGCCCTCAAGACaccagaagggattttaagtggactgtatgttaggaaattaaaataagaaagtacTTGTTTGACGCCCAGATTTAAGGATTAGGAGAAATGCCTGCGCACATACCTGGTGATCTCGTTGTAGGATTCTTCAGCTGGCCAGCACTTTATAAAACCTTTCCCAAACTTCAGCGTCAGTACACCTGTGCCACTTTCACTCCGTTTGTAACAGTTTTTGCTAATTTCAcattacattttgatttatttcaattagAAGATGCGTTTAGGTCCGCATCGATTCAGGAACTGATTCGCCAAGATGGCGTCTCATAGAAACTGCCGTGAAGCGAGACGGTAATACGGCTTTGTGCGCGTTGGCAAAGGATAGGTAGCTTGGAAGGGTATAGAACGTTtcacaagtacctacatttaaaataataggaaaaaactaccttaaataaaaatatcaaatttgaaactcaacacttgtcagtagaaaaaggcggcaaatttaaaaaatgtaggcgcgaagggatatcgacaagatttggttgaccagctataaaaagCGAAGAGAATACTgagattaattaatttatgacaCTGGATCAATAtattaatgataaaattaaGAAAGATCATGCACAGCTTGGAGAATCTCATAAgatagtatagctggtcaagcagatcttgtcagtagaaaaaggcggcaaatttgaaaaatgtaggcgcgaatagGGCGCGAACGGATATcgtgccatagaaaatttgaatttcgcgcctttttttactgacaagatttgcttgaccagctacctatatctatctatctaatacctttaaacgagcaattcttgcatatttatttatttatacatttatttatttatatgtatatatatttcggggatctcgggaacggctctaacgatttcaatgaaatttgctatatgggggtttttgggggcgaaaaatcgatctagctaggttttatctctgggaaaacgcgcattttcgagtttttatatgttttccgagcaaagctcggtctcccatatattaattttataactgAGACGATCTTATGCGcggagcaaagctcggtctcccagatattaatcatTTATAACTGAGACGATCTTATGCGCGTtacggcgcgaagccgcgaacgggGTTTTAAGCTCAATACTGCATGCGGTTTTCGATAGATTGCCGCCTACTAAGAATACTGAGATGCAAAAATTCAAACAATCCAATGCCGCAATGCTATGTATTGCAAATCGCATGCGAATATCGGTCACGTTTGAAGATAAAGTGAGATAAAGTTAAAaagaaccggccaagtgcgagtcggactcgcgttccaagggttccgtacgggttttcctgtcatctttaggtaaagaactattttgtgtatttttttcacccAGACCCAGTTTTAGACCtagaatggtaattttttggctattttcttaaataccctaccttatttattttcaaattacAAAACTCACTCACTacctgaaggttgtctggaagagatcgctatttagcgataagtccgcctgttgttacctacatttttgtacctgttcatacttttgtaccatttcttttgtagtgtgcaataaagcattttattattatactctttatttaacatgtcgaatcccacgatatgacgtcacccataagcgttctggctcaaatatgagccgctgggagctgacagattttgaactcttaggctaggtgatttataatatgaatataaaagtaaaatataaaaacacttacaaaacaataaaaaatacatactcgtataaacacattataaaatacctaacctaggatgccgccggcagcggggcagggcccaagctaccggtggttagggccgcagagagaggaaccggcggactatccgcgccgtgtccaagatcaccgccttctgcatctggcccttgatccaaccacctagcgagagtctctcaagatgttggtcgagactcttcgctattagaccgttcgctgaaacgactatcgggacaatgatcgtcgaatcaacatcccacatggcggttattattattaatatacctatatatttgaaattttcaaattgtgctctttcatttatttttattttttaatataataatcatttatttaaagtctatttttttattcggtagactaaaatgacatttcatagtatgaacaaacaagatatatgtatacagtgtattaagttaaaagaaattaaaaactttatttgaTAAGTAGCACGAATCACGATATAGttggaaaaactttattttttaacttcctcatttaccccccaaaagtggcccccatccccacgagacgcgagtccaccgtttacactcgcgttcggcttgtcattcggttataaaccttatgccctgccgttagtgtttaaattatattagctcgacgagcttgcgagccacgagacgagccgcgagcccaccgcttacactctcgtctcgtggcgcggctcgcggctcgtctcgtggctcgtgcgagagtttaaaccggctataaaaactagtgccaagccccatgagccgtggcaaaatgccgggacaacgcgaggaagatgatgacaacTTCATTGGGCAACTTCAgtctattttctcggaaactactagagtttccgagaaaataggctgtcacagacggacagacagacgcacgagtgatcctataaggtatGGACTTAcggaggtacggaaccctaaaaatgaaatttgatacatgAACAGCGATTGTTTTTGTCTTCCATTTTGATCCCGTTTTGATCCGTTAATTTAGCCGGAGTGCTTCACGGGCTTACAATGGCGCCTAGATTAAATTAATACAGACGCCACTACGCTAAGTGGCCCAGAAGCCTAGGTTTATGAAACGCGTATCAATTGCTGCGGCGTTTATGGGCTGAGTGTATTGCGACGAGTTTTATTGTTGAAAAAGATATGGATTAAAAATTGGTTGCGTTGCATAGactttctaataaaaaaaaagcggctaagtgcgagtcggactcgcccatgaagggttccgtatttaggcgatttatgacgtataaaaaaaactacttactagatctcgttcaaaccaattttcggtggaagtttacatggtaatgtacatcatatattttttttagttttataattctcttattttagaagttacagggggggggacacacattttaccactttggaagtgtctctcgcgcaaactattcagtttagaaaaaaatgatattagaaacctcaatatcatttttgaagtcctatccatagataccccacacgtatgggtttgatgaaaaaataaattttgagtttcagttctaagtatgg is a window from the Cydia amplana chromosome 6, ilCydAmpl1.1, whole genome shotgun sequence genome containing:
- the LOC134649285 gene encoding large ribosomal subunit protein bL21m, which translates into the protein MAMIRAGLQKLATAFTGSQGGILSRFVSNLIPRENTADTQKDVIATCNKLIEQKASRNFAVVHLLGKQWRVTDGDLLVVEGYWPPNIGDKIKLDKVLLAATKDFSLIGRPLVQPGLVNVTATVISKGLSHTRVHFKKKRRKQYMRINFQRAEQTMLRINSVEIANKINESPKNVF